A genome region from Arthrobacter agilis includes the following:
- a CDS encoding class I SAM-dependent methyltransferase encodes MLNIVDQLRMVPEVARLAQRTPRDPVTAWEGYWSRIGTTGTQGEVLWDAEIGLEADQYAQAIDRFMDRGLPIIDGGCGNGRWTRWLAGRFPSALGVDVADSAVRRAAHESQELPSVAFRTADLTAPGAGLLLHEEHGDANVFVRGVFHVLRPPQRKELGRNLRDIVGDRGRVLLTETNFRGNPLSYLQSLGARPGNIPAPLRRAIGGIPVPGHFGPAERRAAFPDGSWTVLADGPVTIEAVPMSGRTSTSIPGYLAMLGAR; translated from the coding sequence ATGCTCAACATCGTCGACCAGCTCCGGATGGTGCCGGAAGTGGCCCGCCTCGCCCAGCGGACGCCCCGCGATCCGGTCACGGCCTGGGAGGGGTACTGGAGCCGTATCGGTACCACCGGCACGCAGGGCGAGGTGCTGTGGGATGCGGAGATCGGGCTGGAGGCGGATCAGTACGCGCAGGCCATCGACCGGTTCATGGACCGCGGTCTCCCGATCATCGATGGAGGGTGCGGCAACGGGCGGTGGACGCGCTGGCTCGCCGGGCGCTTCCCCTCGGCCCTCGGCGTCGATGTCGCGGACAGCGCCGTCCGGCGTGCGGCGCACGAGTCGCAGGAGCTGCCGTCGGTCGCCTTCAGGACGGCGGATCTGACGGCGCCGGGCGCGGGCCTGCTGCTGCACGAGGAACACGGCGACGCGAACGTCTTCGTCCGCGGGGTCTTCCACGTGCTGCGTCCGCCACAGCGGAAGGAACTCGGCAGGAATCTCCGGGACATCGTGGGCGACCGCGGCCGCGTGCTGCTGACCGAGACGAACTTCCGGGGGAACCCGCTGTCCTACCTGCAGAGCCTCGGTGCGCGACCGGGGAACATCCCGGCCCCGCTCCGGAGGGCCATCGGGGGTATCCCCGTACCGGGCCACTTCGGCCCGGCGGAGCGCCGTGCCGCTTTCCCCGACGGCTCCTGGACGGTGCTGGCGGACGGCCCGGTCACCATCGAGGCCGTTCCGATGAGCGGCAGGACCAGCACCAGCATCCCCGGGTATCTCGCTATGCTGGGCGCTCGCTGA
- a CDS encoding TetR family transcriptional regulator codes for MPSTTDVRSRILLAARSEFAAYGLAGARIDRIAKAASASKERLYAHFTDKATLFQAVLDVNAAEFHEAVALDPADVPAFVGAVFDHAHEHPDILRMLTWARLEGVDYDLPGGVAPDAKLTAVREAQHLGHVDASWVPEELLPILFGIAQAWVQAPLVAHENAAETPLAAHRASAVEAARRVVGPTG; via the coding sequence ATGCCTTCGACGACGGACGTACGATCCCGCATCCTCCTGGCGGCGCGGTCCGAGTTCGCCGCCTACGGACTGGCCGGAGCGAGGATCGATCGCATCGCCAAGGCGGCCTCGGCGAGCAAGGAACGCCTCTACGCGCATTTCACCGACAAGGCCACCCTGTTCCAGGCGGTCCTCGACGTCAACGCGGCCGAGTTCCACGAGGCCGTGGCGCTCGATCCCGCCGACGTCCCGGCTTTCGTGGGAGCTGTCTTCGACCACGCGCACGAGCACCCGGACATCCTGCGCATGCTCACCTGGGCGCGGCTCGAGGGCGTCGACTACGACCTCCCGGGCGGTGTGGCGCCGGACGCCAAGCTGACGGCGGTGCGGGAGGCGCAGCACCTCGGGCACGTGGATGCGTCATGGGTCCCGGAGGAGCTCCTGCCGATCCTGTTCGGCATCGCGCAGGCGTGGGTGCAGGCTCCCCTCGTGGCACACGAGAACGCCGCCGAGACGCCGCTGGCCGCACACCGGGCGAGCGCGGTGGAGGCGGCCCGGAGGGTCGTCGGACCGACGGGCTGA
- a CDS encoding MFS transporter: MSVPTPGPSGTSTVDAAPKASANRWLVLAVVALAQLTVVLDGTIVNIALPQAQAELGMSDGDRSWVVTLYALTFGALLLLGGRIADFWGRKRSFLIGMGGFALASALGGIATTGGMLLVARGFQGAFAALLAPAALAILSVTFPGGRDRVRAFAVYGTIAGGGAAVGLLLGGVLTEYFSWHWCLLVNVPIAVVAIAVGIPLLRESRADGSTRYDVPGAVLVSLGLASVVYGFSRAEAGWIRADTLGFLALGVVLLGLFVLVESRSAHPLLPLRIITHRARAGAYLSSVAVGAALLGALLYLTLHFQIVLGMSPLMSGLASLPMTAAIIVSAGIVSRLLPTVGPRILMTAGPLIAAAGLLVLSRITVGGSYALEVLPAQILLGIGLALVFVPLQNVALLGIAPRDAGVASAAVTATQQIGGSIGTAVFTALYTVGAGSMAGAAGGLQPLVDGYSVVFLAAAIALALASPISWVLINVPRDEFTTSDEAVHLG, from the coding sequence ATGTCCGTCCCCACCCCGGGCCCGTCCGGCACGTCCACCGTCGACGCCGCCCCGAAGGCCTCCGCGAACCGCTGGCTCGTCCTGGCCGTCGTCGCGCTCGCCCAACTCACCGTCGTCCTCGACGGGACCATCGTCAACATCGCCCTGCCGCAGGCGCAGGCCGAGCTCGGCATGTCCGACGGCGACCGCAGCTGGGTCGTGACCCTCTACGCCCTCACCTTCGGCGCCCTGCTCCTCCTGGGCGGTCGCATCGCCGACTTTTGGGGGCGGAAGCGGTCCTTCCTGATCGGCATGGGCGGATTCGCGCTCGCGTCGGCGCTCGGCGGCATCGCGACGACGGGCGGGATGCTGCTCGTGGCCCGCGGCTTCCAGGGTGCCTTCGCCGCGCTGCTGGCCCCCGCCGCACTCGCCATCCTGTCGGTGACCTTCCCGGGCGGCAGGGACCGCGTGCGGGCCTTCGCGGTGTACGGCACGATCGCCGGCGGTGGAGCGGCCGTCGGGCTCCTGCTCGGCGGTGTCCTGACCGAGTACTTCAGCTGGCACTGGTGCCTGCTCGTGAACGTCCCGATCGCCGTCGTGGCCATCGCCGTCGGCATCCCCCTCCTCCGTGAGAGCCGCGCCGACGGGAGCACCCGCTACGACGTGCCGGGAGCCGTGCTCGTCAGCCTCGGCCTCGCCTCCGTGGTCTACGGGTTCTCCCGCGCCGAAGCCGGCTGGATCCGGGCCGACACCCTCGGGTTCCTCGCCCTCGGCGTGGTGCTGCTGGGGCTGTTCGTCCTCGTCGAGTCCCGGTCGGCCCACCCCCTGCTGCCGCTGCGCATCATCACGCACCGGGCGCGCGCCGGCGCGTACCTGTCCTCCGTCGCGGTCGGGGCGGCGCTGCTGGGCGCGCTGCTCTACCTGACGCTCCACTTCCAGATCGTCCTCGGCATGAGCCCGCTCATGTCCGGGCTCGCCTCCCTGCCCATGACGGCCGCCATCATCGTGTCCGCGGGTATCGTCTCGCGGCTCCTGCCGACGGTGGGTCCGCGCATCCTCATGACGGCCGGGCCCCTGATCGCCGCGGCCGGACTGCTCGTGCTGAGCCGCATCACGGTGGGTGGCTCGTACGCCCTCGAGGTGCTGCCTGCGCAGATCCTGCTCGGCATCGGCCTCGCCCTCGTCTTCGTACCGCTGCAGAACGTAGCACTCCTCGGCATCGCCCCCCGGGACGCGGGCGTCGCCAGCGCGGCGGTCACCGCGACCCAGCAGATCGGCGGATCCATCGGCACGGCCGTCTTCACGGCGCTGTACACGGTGGGTGCGGGGAGCATGGCGGGTGCGGCGGGCGGGCTGCAGCCGCTCGTGGACGGCTACTCGGTGGTGTTCCTCGCTGCGGCGATCGCGCTGGCGCTCGCGTCGCCGATCTCCTGGGTCCTGATCAACGTGCCCAGGGACGAGTTCACGACGTCGGACGAGGCCGTCCACCTCGGCTGA
- a CDS encoding putative bifunctional diguanylate cyclase/phosphodiesterase has product MRRDEARAGRRPPRQGHARALMVTMVVLLVVYTAGLLLGDPATFDPLLDGWLCIFTEFAAVGVCISAMVRTRFAEPQIVLGAAAAIAYSAGDAYYAASLAGADALTDASVADIAYFAFYPLMLGALGVVVLQRLRRTVWPLLLESVVGALGAASIMALILAPVLHAGTTDGTTFEVIVAVVYPLLDLLLITAIGGILASRGLDIGPRWPVLIAGLVLFSAADVAYALGMQDYAVGSIIDVGWVAGVAAIAAWVDGAADIDRHRLRRHRGVPELAAPVVSTAAALAVLVVGSQQRIPVLAVVFAASALALAVVPLAFRNRVLVMLSRTDELTGLPNRRALFADVPERLRGGRPGALFLLDLDRFKHVNDALGHDVGDALLVQVGARFAAQLRPGDLLARLGGDEFAVFLDGASEDEALAAALRLEAELATPVQVGSGALQISASIGIALTPEHGTGIGLLMRKADIAMFRAKSDRTGHHVYSAADDDDGALRLRTVQELRTALAGNELELYYQPKVRLSDLHVTGVEALVRWNHPTRGRLSPDAFLPLAEEAGLMPALSELVLGRAIRRVARWRTEGLDVTVAVNLSGSCILPCLPHQILTLLEEHDVPPSAIMLEITEDVLMSTPAGTAAVLARLRAEGIQISLDDFGTGYSSLAYLRDLPVDELKLDRSFITAMREDQRAIGLVGSIIDLAHSLGLRVVAEGVSDERVREELRERGCDFAQGFHISEPLPAREVPAWIAAHSLDAACG; this is encoded by the coding sequence ATGCGGCGCGATGAAGCCCGCGCCGGCAGGCGCCCGCCCCGGCAGGGCCACGCCCGGGCGCTGATGGTCACGATGGTCGTCCTGCTGGTCGTCTACACGGCGGGCCTGCTCCTGGGGGACCCCGCCACCTTCGATCCGCTCCTGGACGGCTGGCTCTGCATCTTCACCGAGTTCGCCGCCGTGGGTGTCTGCATCAGTGCGATGGTGCGGACGCGCTTCGCCGAGCCGCAGATCGTCCTCGGCGCGGCTGCGGCGATCGCCTACAGTGCCGGGGACGCCTACTACGCGGCGTCCCTGGCCGGTGCGGACGCGCTGACCGACGCATCGGTCGCTGACATCGCGTACTTCGCCTTCTACCCGCTCATGCTCGGCGCCCTGGGCGTGGTCGTGCTGCAACGGCTGAGGCGCACGGTGTGGCCGCTGCTCCTGGAGAGTGTCGTGGGAGCGCTGGGGGCGGCCTCGATCATGGCCCTGATCCTCGCGCCCGTGCTGCACGCGGGGACCACCGACGGCACGACGTTCGAGGTGATCGTCGCCGTCGTCTACCCGCTCCTCGATCTCCTCCTCATCACGGCCATCGGCGGGATCCTGGCATCGCGCGGCCTCGATATCGGCCCCCGCTGGCCGGTCCTCATCGCAGGCCTGGTCCTCTTCTCCGCCGCGGATGTCGCCTACGCACTGGGCATGCAGGACTACGCGGTCGGCTCGATCATCGACGTCGGCTGGGTGGCCGGCGTCGCCGCGATCGCCGCCTGGGTCGACGGCGCGGCGGACATCGACCGGCACAGGCTCCGCCGGCACCGGGGGGTGCCCGAACTCGCGGCACCCGTCGTGTCCACGGCCGCCGCGCTCGCGGTCCTGGTCGTCGGGAGCCAGCAGCGCATCCCGGTGCTCGCCGTCGTGTTCGCCGCCTCGGCGCTCGCCCTCGCCGTGGTCCCGCTCGCCTTCCGGAACCGGGTGCTCGTGATGCTCTCGAGGACGGACGAGCTGACGGGCCTGCCCAACCGCCGCGCCCTGTTCGCCGACGTGCCGGAGCGGCTCCGCGGTGGGCGTCCCGGCGCCCTCTTCCTGCTCGACCTCGACCGCTTCAAGCACGTCAACGACGCGCTCGGACATGACGTCGGCGATGCCCTCCTCGTGCAGGTCGGCGCGCGCTTCGCGGCGCAGCTGAGGCCGGGCGACCTGCTCGCACGGCTGGGCGGCGACGAGTTCGCGGTGTTCCTCGACGGTGCATCGGAGGACGAGGCACTGGCGGCGGCGCTGCGGCTGGAGGCGGAACTCGCCACACCGGTGCAGGTGGGCAGCGGTGCCCTGCAGATCAGCGCCAGTATCGGGATCGCCCTGACGCCGGAGCACGGCACCGGTATCGGGCTGCTCATGCGGAAGGCGGACATCGCGATGTTCCGCGCCAAATCCGACCGCACGGGTCACCATGTCTACAGTGCCGCGGACGACGACGACGGAGCCCTGCGGCTGCGGACCGTGCAGGAACTGCGGACCGCCCTGGCCGGGAACGAGCTGGAACTGTACTACCAGCCGAAGGTGCGTCTGTCCGACCTCCACGTGACGGGCGTCGAGGCGCTCGTCCGCTGGAACCATCCGACGCGTGGCCGGCTCTCCCCGGACGCCTTCCTGCCCCTCGCCGAGGAGGCGGGCCTGATGCCCGCGCTGTCGGAGCTCGTGCTCGGGCGCGCCATCCGCCGGGTCGCCCGCTGGCGGACCGAGGGCCTCGACGTCACAGTGGCGGTGAATCTCTCCGGTTCCTGCATCCTGCCGTGCCTGCCCCACCAGATCCTCACCCTCCTCGAGGAGCACGACGTGCCGCCGTCGGCCATCATGCTCGAGATCACCGAGGACGTGCTGATGTCCACCCCGGCCGGCACCGCCGCGGTCCTCGCGCGGCTCCGTGCGGAAGGCATCCAGATCTCACTCGACGATTTCGGGACCGGCTACAGTTCCCTGGCCTACCTGCGGGACCTGCCCGTGGACGAACTGAAGCTCGACCGCTCCTTCATCACCGCCATGCGGGAGGATCAGCGTGCCATCGGGCTGGTGGGCTCGATCATCGACCTGGCCCACAGCCTGGGACTGAGGGTGGTCGCCGAGGGCGTGTCCGACGAGCGGGTCAGGGAGGAACTGCGCGAGAGGGGATGCGACTTCGCGCAGGGATTCCACATCTCCGAGCCGCTGCCCGCCCGGGAGGTCCCGGCCTGGATCGCCGCGCACAGCCTGGACGCCGCCTGCGGATGA
- a CDS encoding response regulator transcription factor — protein MTSDPHTRVALIIEDDADVRQLLVMTLGMNGFTTIEAENGRQGVALVRERRPDLVTLDLNLPDIDGVEVCRQIRPLTDAYVVMITARQDEIDRLIGLEIGADDFVVKPFSPREVGARVNAMFRRPRSTGANGSQSPSGAEEPLPAAAVGAAGAAAPAQVENLLTHGPLTIDAEGRIAMLDGVELPLTRIEFDLLATLVSGPRRVWQRETLLSRIWGDGWINDQHLVEVHIRNLRKKLGEDTKAPRFIRTVRGVGYRMMPPSAA, from the coding sequence ATGACATCCGATCCTCATACGCGCGTCGCACTCATCATCGAAGACGACGCCGATGTCCGGCAGCTGCTGGTCATGACACTGGGCATGAACGGCTTCACCACCATCGAGGCGGAGAACGGGCGCCAGGGCGTCGCGCTCGTACGGGAGCGCCGTCCGGATCTGGTCACCCTCGACCTGAACCTGCCCGATATCGACGGGGTGGAGGTGTGCCGCCAGATCCGGCCCCTCACCGACGCGTATGTCGTCATGATCACGGCGCGGCAGGACGAGATCGACCGCCTCATCGGCCTCGAGATCGGAGCGGACGACTTCGTCGTCAAGCCCTTCAGCCCGCGCGAGGTCGGTGCCCGCGTGAACGCCATGTTCCGCCGGCCGCGGAGCACGGGCGCCAACGGGTCGCAGTCACCGTCCGGGGCCGAGGAGCCACTGCCGGCCGCCGCGGTCGGGGCGGCGGGCGCCGCGGCGCCGGCCCAGGTGGAGAACCTGCTGACCCACGGGCCCCTGACCATCGACGCCGAGGGTCGGATCGCCATGCTCGACGGCGTCGAACTGCCACTCACGCGGATCGAGTTCGATCTCCTGGCGACGCTCGTCTCGGGTCCGCGCCGTGTCTGGCAGCGCGAGACCCTGCTCTCCCGCATCTGGGGAGACGGCTGGATCAACGACCAGCACCTCGTGGAGGTGCACATCCGGAACCTGCGGAAGAAGCTGGGCGAGGACACCAAGGCCCCGCGCTTCATCCGCACCGTCCGCGGGGTCGGCTACCGGATGATGCCGCCGAGCGCGGCCTGA